From Anopheles funestus chromosome 3RL, idAnoFuneDA-416_04, whole genome shotgun sequence, a single genomic window includes:
- the LOC125767781 gene encoding uncharacterized protein LOC125767781, giving the protein MDSSKLRKDGNFYRKRKRELEELDRKCDEQLSNANFSGSHFPWPNLEIESNPPEPLDILADFSSTLFSGDGAAESSFIEDVEDGEGEHDDDLSFVNNLSLTDALTHLVITCRLSRFATKAILAILRKHFQAPVPKSPQTLLKTPSHVGNQIQSINGGKLWYRGIQPVLASYFE; this is encoded by the exons ATGGATTCATCAAAACTGCGAAAGGATGGAAATTTTTACCGAAAACGCAAGCGGGAATTGGAAGAATTGGACAGGAAATGCGACGAGCAGCTttctaatgcaaatttttctgGGTCGCATTTTCCATGGCCGAATTTAGAAATAG AATCTAATCCCCCAGAACCTTTGGATATTCTGGCGGATTTTAGTTCAACATTGTTTAGTGGTGATGGTGCTGCGGAAAGTAGTTTTATAGAGGATGTTGAGGATGGTGAAGGGGAACATGACGATGATTTAagttttgttaataatttgtcCTTAACTGATGCGCTTACGCATCTCGTCATCACATGTCGCCTGTCTCGCTTTGCAACTAAAGCTATTCTAGCTATATtaaggaaacattttcaagCACCGGTTCCAAAATCACCCCAAACCCTTTTAAAAACTCCCTCTCATGTGGGTAATCAAATTCAATCGATAAATGGCGGGAAATTGTGGTATCGAGGGATACAGCCAGTGTTAGCTAGCTATTTTGAGTAA
- the LOC125769454 gene encoding uncharacterized protein LOC125769454 — MEERLNGHLSPDLLQKAEIDLARLAQQDAFNAEIALLKKGKQLTKNSPLRRLNPFLDENELLRVGGRLKLSQLPYQAKHPVLLPKKHPLALRIGEHLHVNLIHGGGRLLLSHLREKYWPLDGRHLVKGIVRHCFRCARLQPTLAQQQIGQLPTSRTTPSRPFSVTGVDYAGPLYLKPVHKRAGSLKAYLCVFVCFATKAVHLELVSDLTTNGFMTALHRFTSRRGLPAHLHYDNGKNFEGAKNELVERFEMFRDEQKQSLIAANCAESGITWHLTPPKAPHFGGLWEAAVKTAKRHLYRQLGNTKLSFEGYCTVLHQIEAVMNSRPLLPMSEDPNDLAALTPAHFLIGIRTGAELHELKAIRTERAVKTTSDSTAILEALEDGIPAGVTKGHENRST, encoded by the coding sequence ATGGAAGAGCGGTTGAATGGACATTTGTCACCAGATTTGCTGCAGAAGGCAGAAATCGATCTTGCGAGATTGGCTCAGCAAGATGCATTCAACGCTGAAATAGCACTtctgaaaaaaggaaagcagtTAACAAAAAACTCACCGTTAAGAAGACTAAACCCTTTCCTTGATGAGAATGAACTATTGCGTGTTGGAGGACGACTAAAACTGTCTCAACTGCCTTATCAGGCCAAGCATCCAGTATTGCTGCCAAAAAAGCATCCGCTTGCACTACGAATAGGAGAGCATTTACATGTGAATCTAATACATGGTGGAGGAAGATTGCTCCTATCACACTTACGTGAAAAATATTGGCCACTGGATGGAAGACACTTGGTAAAAGGAATAGTGCGACATTGTTTCCGTTGCGCACGGTTGCAACCAACACtggcacaacaacaaatcggGCAGCTGCCCACATCCCGAACAACTCCTAGTCGACCGTTTTCGGTGACTGGTGTCGATTACGCAGGACCACTGTACCTGAAGCCCGTGCATAAGAGAGCAGGATCACTGAAGGCGTACTTgtgcgtatttgtgtgttttgcaacGAAGGCCGTTCATCTGGAGCTTGTAAGCGATCTGACTACGAACGGATTCATGACTGCACTTCATCGATTTACGTCTCGGCGGGGTTTGCCTGCCCACCTGCATTACGACAACGGGAAGAACTTTGAGGGTGCCAAGAACGAGCTGGTAGAGCGGTTTGAAATGTTCCGGGATGAGCAGAAGCAGAGCCTCATAGCCGCAAACTGTGCCGAGAGCGGAATAACTTGGCATCTTACACCACCCAAGGCGCCACATTTTGGTGGGCTATGGGAGGCGGCGGTGAAAACGGCAAAACGGCATCTGTATCGACAACTAGGCAACACCAAGCTAAGCTTCGAGGGTTATTGCACGGTGCTACACCAAATCGAAGCAGTCATGAACTCTCGTCCGCTGCTGCCGATGTCGGAAGATCCCAACGATCTAGCAGCGTTAACCCCGGCACATTTCCTCATTGGAATCCGTACCGGAGCCGAATTACACGAACTTAAAGCCATACGGACTGAGCGAGCTGTAAAAACAACAAGTGATAGTACAGCAATTCTGGAAGCATTGGAGGATGGAATACCTGCAGGAGTTACAAAAGGACACGAGAATCGCAGCACGTAA